GCGGTCCGCACCCCCATCCGCCGGCGGAGCAGCCCGATGGCGACGACGAGCTGGACGGCGATGTGGGGTGGGTAGAGGATCGCGATGACCGGGTCGTCGCCCTGCTCCACGATCCACGAGGCGGCGAGGACGGGGAGCCCGATCGCGAGGCACAGCAGGTAGATCCGCCGGCGCAGCTCGTCGCGGCGGTCGATCACCTCATCATCCTCGGAGCCATCTCCACGTCCTGGTCCTCGTCGTCACGGCGCGAACAGCTCATGATCACCATCGGCGGTCGGTCACGCCACCTGAGCGGCGTGTAGCGTGACCCCTCGACGGACGACGGCGAGGGAGGTGGCGCGATGATCTTCCGGTCTGCGGACCGCACCCGCCGTCGTCTGGCCGCGCTGCACGCGGAGATCGGGGACCTCCGCGGCCGCCTCAGCGTCCTCGAGGAGCAGGTCACCTTCCTCGTCCAGGTCGAGGCGGATGCGGAGACCGAGGCGGTGGTCGGCGACACGCCGGTGCACGTCCGCGAGCACCGCACCGCCAGACGGGACCTGCAGCGCGCGCAGCGCGAGCGCGACGAGGTGCGACGCGCGATCGAGCAGCGCGTCGCCGAGCAGGACCGCCTGCTCGAGCAGCTCCTCGAGTGACGCCGGCGGCCGGCGGACTTCAAGGCCGTCGTCCGCACCGCTAGATTGACCCCCGTCCCAGCGCCCCGACGTGGAAGGAAGCCCCGCATGACCGACGCCGCAGCCGCCCCCATCCGCGTCCTGATCGCCGAGGACGAGGCGCTGATCCGCCTCGACCTCAAGGAGATGCTGGTCGAGGAGGGCTTCGAGGTGGTGGCGGAGGTCAGCGACGGGGCGACCGCGGTCCGCATGGCGCGCGAGCTGCGCCCCGACCTGTGCATCCTCGACCTCAAGATGCCGGTGATGGACGGCATCCAGGCCGCGGAGCAGATCACGAACGAGCGGCTGTCGGCGGTCCTCATCCTGACCGCCTTCAGCCAGCGCGACCTGATCGAGAAGGCGCGCCGCGCCGGGGCGATGGCGTACCTGGTCAAGCCCTTCCAGAAGCACGACCTGCTGCCCGCCATCGAGATCGCCGCGGGCCGCTTCAAGGACCTGCAGGGGCTCGAGGCAGAGGTCGGGACCCTGACCGACCGGCTCGAGGCCCGCAAGGTCGTCGAGCGGGCGAAGGGGCTCTTGATGGAGCACGAGGGCATGACCGAGCCCGCGGCGTTCCGCTGGCTGCAGAAGGCGGCGATGGAGCAGCGGCTGACCATGAAGATCATCGCCGAGCAGGTCATCGCCGACCACGAGGCGCCCTGAGCGCCGCACGTCCCGTCCCGCCTGCCTACGACCACGGTAGTATCCAACGCCCACCCAACCGACAAGGGGTTCCCGTCGTGAAGATCACACGTTTCACCTGGCTCGTCGCGCTGATGGCCGTCCTCGCCCTGGGGGCTGCCGCCTGCGGATCGGACGACGGGGGTGATGCTGCCACCGACGACACCGAGGCGATCGAGGACGTCGCCTCCGAGGCCGGTGACGCCGTCGACGAGGTCGCCGACGGGGCCGAGGACGCGCTCGGGGAGGCCGAGGCGTCGGCGGAGGAGGCCGCGGACTCCGGTGACCTGGGTCTGGCCGCCGAGGGGCAGATGGTCGTCGGGTCGGACATCGCGTTCGAGCCGTTCGAGTCGATCGTCGACGGCGAGCCGGTCGGCTTCGACATCGACCTGATGGACGAGATCGCAAGCCGGATCGGTGTCGAGGTGGAGTACCAGAACACGCCGTTCGACACGATCTTCACCCAGCTCGCGAGCGGGGCGTTCGACGCCATCATCTCCGCCATCACGATCACCGACGAGCGCGACGAGACGATCGACTTCTCCGAGCCGTACTTCGCCGCGAACCAGGCCCTCGCGACCCCTGAGGGCTCGGACATCACCGGTGTCGCCGACCTCGGCAGCGAGACGGTCCTGGCCGTCCAGGCGGCAACCACCGGCGCGGACTACGCGTCGGAGACCTTCACCGACGCCCAGATCCAGGAGTTCCCCACCTCCATCGACGCGTTCACCGCGATGGCCGCCGGCCAGGTGGACGCCGTCTTCATCGACCTGCCCGTCGTCGGCGAGCAGGTCGAGCAGGGCAACGCGGTGCTGGCCGAGGAGGTCGACACCGGCGAGCTCTACGGCATCGGCGTGCAGGAGGGCAACACCGCCCTCGTGACCGCGATCAACGGCGCGCTCGAGGAGATCATCGCGGACGGCACCTACGCCGAGATCTACGGCGAGTGGTTCGAGGGCGACGTCCCCGAGCAGTTCGCCAGCTGACCCAGCCGCACGCACCCCCCGCCGCTCCGGTGGGGGGTGCTCGCGTTCCGCGGCCCCTGGGTTCTGCGACTCTGCGCTCCGTGATCCTGCGGCCACCCGGCAGCCACTTCGCCTCCGCGCGGCAGAACATGTGCGAACATGACCGGCCATCGATCACAGCGAGGCCATGACGGACACCACCGACGCTCGCGACGCGGTGCCGGCGGCGACCCCGCCGACGACCGGTCGGACGACCCCAGAAGCCGGCGACACGGCGCCCACGGCGGCGCTGGTCCTCGGCCTGCTCGCCCTCGTGGCGGCGCCGGTCGTGCTGTGGGTCGTCGACGTCGGGATCGCCGGTCTCGCCGTGCCGGTCGTCGGGTACGCCGCCAACGCACTGGCAAGGTCCTACGCCGCCCGGATCGACTACAGCCCTCCCGGCGACGGCGTGATGCGCCGGGCGCAGACCGGGCGCCTGGCCGGGATCGCCGGTGCCCTGGTGTTCGCCCTGGGCGGGCTCGTCACCTGGGTGGTCGGCAACGACCAGCTGGCCAGCCTGGGCACGCTGCTGTTCAACCCGGAGTTCTTCACCGAGGCGTTCCCCACCCTCCTGGCCGAGGGGCTGCGGATCACGCTGATCGTCTGGGTGGTCGCCGTCGTCCTCGGCCAGGTCCTCGGCGTGGTGCTGGCCCTCATGTCGATCTCGCGGCGGTTCCTGATCCGGGCGCTGGCGAGCGTCTACATCGACATCTTCCGCGGCCTCCCGGCCATCATCACGATCGTCCTGGTCGGCTTCGCCCTGCCGCTCGCCGGCCTGCGGCCGTTCGGCCGCAACCAGATCTGGTACGCCGCGTTCGCCCTCGGCCTCGTCGCCACGGCCTACATCGGCGAGATCGTCCGCGCCGGCATCCAGTCGATCGAGGGCGGGCAGATGGAGGCAGCCCGGAGCCTCGGCATGCCCCACCAGCTGGCGATGCGGCTGATCGTGATCCCCCAGGGCATCCGCCGGGTCGTCCCGCCGCTGACGAACGAGTACATCGCCCTGCTGAAGGACACCTCGCTGATCTTCATCATCGGGCTGCCCGCCAGCTCGGGGTCGTTCTTCCAGGGACGGGACCTCTTCAGGGTCGGCCAGAACCTGGCGCAGCAGTACGGCAACTACTCCCCGGTCGTGCTGGCCGGCATCTTCTACCTGGTCCTCACCATCCCGCTGACGCGGCTGACCAACTACCTCGACCGGCGCCTCCGCGAGGGCCGGTCGGCGGAGGAGCGGTCGGTCGCCGCCGACGACGACGTGGTCGACGTCGGTGCCACGCACGGCCACGGCGGGGCGATCGGGGGCGGCGCGTGACGGCCACGCCGCGGGTCGAGCTGCGGGACCTCCGGAAGTCCTTCGGGAACCTCGAGGTCCTCACCGGCATCGACCTCGCCATCCAGACCGGTGAGGTCGTCGTGGTCGTCGGACCCTCCGGGTCGGGGAAGTCGACCATGCTGCGCTGCGTCAACCTGCTCGAGGAACCGACGGGCGGGGCGGTCCTGCTCGACGGCATCGACATCACCGAGGAGGGGGTGAACGTCGACCGGATGCGCCAACGCGTCGGGATGGTCTTCCAGCAGTTCAACCTCTTCCCGCACATGACGGTCCTGCAGAACGTCACCGTCGCCCTCCGCAAGGTCAAGCGCATGGCGAAGGCGGAGGCGAACGACATCGGCCTCGCCCGGTTGCGCGAGGTCGAGCTGGCGCACAAGGCCGACGTCCGGCCGGCGCAGCTGTCCGGCGGCCAGCAGCAGCGGGTCGCGATCGCCCGAGCGCTCGCGATGGCACCCGAGGTGATGCTCTTCGACGAGGTCACCTCCGCCCTCGACCCCGAGCTGGTCAAGGGCGTGCTCGACGTGATGGGCGACCTCGCCTCCCGCGGGATGACGATGATGGTCGTCACCCACGAGATGGGCTTCGCCCGCGAGGTCGCCGACCGCGTGATCTTCATGGACGGGGGCGTCGTCGTCGAGGACGGCCCGCCCGCGCAGATCATGGAGGACCCGCAGAGCGAGCGCCTGAAGGTCTTCCTGAGCCAGGTGTTGTGAGTCCCGTCCTGTGACAACCCCCGATCGAGGAGTGACCGTGCGATCCACCGCGTCGAGGAGAGGACGCTGGGCCTGGCTGGTGGTGATGACCGCCGTGCTCGCCGCCGCGCTGCTGGTGCCCTCCGCCGCGGGGGCCCAGGACGAGCAGGGCGAGCGGGCCCTGGGTCGGGTCTTCAGCGGCACCGGTCAGGATCAGGAGCGCCACGCCGGGGTGACGATCACGGTCACCGACGCGGAGGGGGCCGAGGTCGGGTCGGCCGAGACCGACGACAACGGCGAGGTGCTGATCGACCTGCCCGGCCCGGGGGAGTACACCATCGCCCTCGACCCGGCCACGCTGCCGGAGGGGCTGCTGCCCCGCGACGACGTCACCGAGCGCACCCAGACCGTCCAGGCGGGCCGTCAGGCGAACGCGCTGTTCCCGCTGGTGGAGGGGGACGGCACGGGACAGCCGGTCGCCGGCGCGGGGGACCGCGGGCGCTCGTTCACCGACCAGCTCGGCAGCGTCCCCCAGCTGACCCTCGACGGCATCAAGCTCGGGTCCATCATCGCCATCACGGCGATCGGCCTGTCCCTGATCTTCGGCACCACCGGCCTCATCAACTTCGCCCACGGCGAGCTGGTCACCCTCGGCGCGGTCGTGGCGTTCTTCTTCAACGCCTCGGCGGGCGGGCCCCGCTGGCACCTCCTCCTCGCCGTCGTCCCCGCGGTGCTGGTCGGCGCGCTGGGCGGCGCGACGCTCGAGACCGCCGTGTGGCGGCCCCTGCGTCGCCGCGGCGTCGGCCTGATCTCGATGCTGGTGATCTCGATCGGCCTGATGTTCGTGATCCGGAACGTCATCCTGATCGTCTACGGCGGCGGGACCCGACCGTTCGCCGACTACAACATCCAGTCCGCCATCCGCTTCGCGGGCGTCGCCATCCCCCCGCGGGACCTGGCGATCATCGTCATCTCCCTGGTGGTCCTCGTCGGCGTCGGGCTGATGCTGAACCGCACCCGGATCGGCAAGGCGCTCCGCGCCGTCGCGGACAACCGCGACCTGGCGGAGTCGTCCGGCATCGACGTCGAGCGGGTCATCCGCTTCGTGTGGCTCCTCGGCGGGGGGCTGGCGGCCTTCGGGGGCGTCCTGCTGGGGTCGACCGAGCAGGTCAACCAGAACATGGGCTTCAACCTGCTGCTGCTGATGTTCGCCGGGATCATCCTCGGCGGGATCGGGACCGCTTACGGCGCCATGGTCGGATCGCTGATCGTCGGGATCGTGAGCCAGGTGTCCACGGCGTTCTTCAGCGTCCAGCTCAAGTTCGTGTGGGCGCTGCTGATCCTCATCATCGTCCTGCTGATCCGGCCACAGGGCCTGCTCGGCCGTCGAGAGCGCTTCGGGTAGCGGGAGAACTGCGATGGAGCTCACCAACGTCCTGTACGACGGCCTCCGCGCCGCGATCGGCCTCGAGGCGGTCGTCTACGCGCTGGCCGCGATCGGCCTGAACATCCACTTCGGCTACACCGGCCTGCTGAACTTCGGGCAGGTCGGGTTCATGCTGCTCGGCGCCTACGGCGTCGCGATCACCGCACGGCCGTGCGCCGACGTGGCGGCGACCCAGACCGCCGCGGAGCAGATCGGCCCGTGCGGGCAGCCCCTCGCCCTCGGCGTCCTCGTCGGCATCGGCCTGGCCGTGGTGCTGGCCCTGCTGCTCGGGGTCCCGACCCTCCGCCTGCGGGCGGACTACCTCGCGATCACGACGATCGCGGCCGGGGAGATCCTGCGGTTCGTGTTCCGCTCGGATTCCGCGCAGGCGCTGACCAACTCGGTGTTCGGCATCCAGCAGTTCGCCGGCGACATCTACGCGATCAACCCGATCCCGGACGGCCGCTACTTCGGCCAGCTGAACTTCTCCGAGCGCCAGCTCTGGGTGATGGTGCTGGGCTGGGGGCTCGTGGCGCTGCTGTGCGCGTGGACGTGGCTGCTCATGCGCTCGCCGTGGGGACGGGTGCTCAAGTCCATCCGCGAGGACGAGGACGCCGCCCGCGCCCTCGGCAAGAACGTGTTCAGCTACAAGATGCAGGCGCTGGTCCTCGGCGGCGTGTTCGGCGCCCTGGGCGGGATCTTCCTCGCCATGGGCACCCAGGCGGTCAACCCCGACACCTACATCCCCATCCGGACGTTCTTCGCCTACGTCATCATCATCCTGGGAGGGACCGGCACGATCCTCGGGCCCGTGGTCGGCACGTTCCTGTTCCTGTTCCTGACCGCCGGCCTCGAGACGCTCATGCGCGAGCTGATCACCGGCGGCGTGATCAGCGAGGCGGTGATCGGCCTGCCCGAGGTCGGCCCCATCCGCTTCATCATGGTCGGCCTGATGCTCGCGCTGCTCATGGCGTTCAGGCCGCAGGGCCTGCTCGGCAACCGAGAGGAGATGCTGCTCGATGCCCGTTGAGGAGACCGAGCCCACGTCGTCGTCGCGGGTCGCGGACCCGTCCGCACCGTCGCGTGCCGCAGCGGCACGGGCGGCGCTCGCGGACGTGCCGGCCGAGCCGGGGGTCCCCAAGCCCGACCCGGTGCTGATCGTCGACGGGGTCACCCGCCGCTTCGGCGGACTCACCGCCGTCGACGTGGAGCACCTCGAGATCCAGCGCGGGCTGATCACCGCGCTGATCGGCCCGAACGGCGCCGGCAAGACCACCTTCTTCAACCTGATGACCGGCTTCGACCGGCCCGACGAGGGGACCTGGTCCTTCGACGGCCACGACCTGGGTGGCGTGCCGGCGCACAAGGTCGCCCAGTACGGGATGGTCCGGACCTTCCAGCTGACGAAGTCCCTCAACCTGATGAGCGTCATCGAGAACATGCGGCTGGCTGGCACCGGCCAGACCGGTGAGCGGTTCCTCCCCGCGATCATCCCGGGGATGTGGCGGTCCCAGGAGCGGGCGATCACCGAGCGGGCGGACGAGCTCCTCGCGCGCTTCAAGCTGGACGCGAAGCGCGAGGACCTGGCCGGGACGCTGTCCGGCGGGCAGCGCAAGCTCCTCGAGATGGCCCGGGCGCTGATGGTGGAGCCGGAGCTCGTGTGCCTGGACGAGCCGATGGCGGGGGTCAACCCGGCGCTGGTCCAGTCCCTCCTCGGCCACGTGAAGGGCCTGCGGGACGAGCTCGGCATGACCGTCGTCTTCGTCGAGCACGACATGGACGTCGTCATGGACATCTCCGACTGGGTCGTCGTGATGGCGGAGGGACGGGTGATCGCCGAGGGCCCGCCGGCATCCATCGGCACGAACGAGACCGTCGTCCGGGCCTACCTGGGCGGTTCGGAGGGGGAGGGCGAGATGTCCCTCGCCGACATCGAGGCAGCGGAGGACACGCCGTGAGCGACCAGCCCACCCCGGACGCCCCCACCCACGACCAGCAGATCGCCGCGGAGCGCCAGCGCGTCGTCGACGAGGCCGCCGGCCACCACGGCGCCGAGGCGCTCAGCGAGGCCGGCCGGCCGCCCAGCCCCGAGGAGTCGATCCTGTACGCCGAGGAGGTGGTCGCGGGCTACGTGCCCGGCGTCGACATCCTGACCGGCACCAACCTCCACGTCCGCGAGGGCGAGCTGGTCGGCATCATCGGCCCGAACGGCGCGGGCAAGTCCACGTTGATCAAGGCGATGTTCGGGCTCGTCGACATCCGCAGCGGCCGGGTCGTGCTGCGCGACGACGACATCACCGGCCTGACGGCCCACGAGCTGGTCGACAAGGGCGTCGGCTACGTCCCCCAGACGAAGAACGTGTTCCCCTCGCTGACGATCGAGGAGAACCTCCAGATGGGGATCTACCTGCGGCCCAAGCAGTTCGCGGAGCGGTTCGAGTTCGTCGCCGGCCTGTTCCCCAAGCTGCTCGATCGCCGCAAGCAGCGCGCGGGGTCGCTGTCGGGCGGTGAGCGCCAGATGGTCGCGATGGGCCGCGCGCTGATGATGGACCCCGGCGTGCTGTTCCTCGACGAGCCGTCTGCCGGCCTCTCACCGGCCAACCAGGGCGTGGTCTTCCACCGCGTGAAGCAGATCAACGACGCCGGCGTCACGATCGTGATGGTCGAGCAGAACGCCCAGCAGTGCCTGCGGATCTGCGACCGCGGCTACGTCCTCGACCAGGGACGTGACGCGTACACCGGCACCGGGGACGAGCTGCTCCACGACCCGAAGGTCGTGGAGCTCTACCTCGGCACGCTCGTCAAGGCCTGACGGGGGAGGGGCCTACCCCTCCTCCGCTGGCGCCGGCTCCTCGCCCGCAGCCAGGGCGGTCGCCTGCTCGAACTGCTCGGGCTCGATCCGGCCCGCGTAGCGGGCGACGACCTCGCCCTCGGCGTTGACGAAGGTCCACATCGGGGTGCCCTGCAGACCCCAGGCGTCGGCGATCGCGTCCTCGGAGTCGACGATCACCTGGCCCGGCCAGCCCTCGCGCTCCAGCCACTCGTCCGGCGGCCAGTTCGGGCGGGACGGGTCGTGGAACGTCGACACCGCGACGATCTCGACGCCGTCAGCGACCAGGCCCTCCTCGACCCAGTCGGCGACCAGCGGCGCCTCCTCCTGGCAGTGGGGGCACCAGTGCGCCATGAACGCGATGGCCTGGGCCTGCCCCTCGGCGCCGATCGTGATCGGGTCGCCCTCAGGCGTGAACCCGGTGGCGTCCGGGGCGTCCATCCCTACCGCGGCGTCGTCAGCCCCCGCGGAGGTGGCGGGCGGCAAGGCCGTCTGGCCCTCCTCGATCGTGGCGGCCTCGACGCCGAGGCTGGCGTCGCTGCCCTGGATCAGCAGGTAGCCGATGCCGCCGACCAGGGCGACGCCGACCAGGACGGCCAGGACCATGAAGACGGTCCGCTGGGCGCCGGCCTTGCGCTGCTGCTGGGCCTCCCGGTCCAGGCGCTCCTGGCGTCGGGCCTTCTGGCGCTCCCGCTTGGACATCTCATCGGGGTTCATGTCTGTGCTCATCGGACGAGCTCCTCCTTCGTGGCCTCGCGACCGCTGCCCGCCGTCGCGGAGGACCGGGCGGCCCAGGCCAGCGCGATGATGGCGATGAAGCCGGCACCGGCCATGGTCGGGATGGTGATGAAGCCGAACCGCTCGACCCAGATGGCCGAGCAGGGGTTGTTCGGGTCGCAGAACTGCGCTGACGTGTCTGCCGGCAGCCGCTGGATGATGACGTGCCAGATGCTGGTGACCACGCCGAAGAGGGCCAGGGGCAGCGTGTACGCGAGCGCGTCGGTGCGACGTCGCAGCAGGGCCGTGGTGGAGATCACCGCGGTCGAGTACATGAAGATCCGCTGCCACCAGCACAGCTCGCAGGGCACGTAGCCGGCGATCTCGGAGAGGTACAGGCTGCCGACCGTCGCCGTGCCGCTGATCGCCGCGGTCGCGCCGACCGCGTGCGGGCGCATCCACGCGCGGAACGGCGCGGACACGACCAGTGCGACGGCCCCGACCACGGCCACGAGGGCCAACAGGGCGAAGAGGGTGGTCAGGGCGAGCGTCATGAGGGCATCTTCGGGGGTCGCTGCAGCACGGGCGGCATGGTCCTCGACGGGGTCAAAGGCACACCACGGCCGTGGTCAGGACACGGCCGAGGTCGATGATAGGTGGCCGTCCGGCCGTCAGCCGTGGAACGGGTAGCCTCACCGCCCGATGTCGACGGTCGTGCTCGGCCGCGTGCTGCTCGTCGTGGCGGTGGTCGGGATGGTCGCACCGCCGTGGCGGCTCCCGCGCTCCGCCGCCCCGGTCGCGGGTGCGCTCGTCGCCGCCGCGCTCGGCCTGGTGTCCTGGCCCGGTGCGGTGGACGCCGCCCGTCCTCTGTGGCCCGCGCTGGCCTTCCTCGTGGCGGCGGTCCCCCTGGCGCTGCTGCTCGACCGCACCGGGGTGTTCGACGCCGTGGCCGCGCGGGTGCGGGGGCAGCGCGGCCTGCTGTGGCGCGCGTGGGCGGTCGCCGCCGTGGCCACCGCCCTGTTGAACCTCGACGCCGCGGTGGTCCTGCTGACCCCGCTGTACGTCCGGATCGCCGACCGCACGGGCGTGGACCGCATGGCGCTG
This region of Euzebya sp. genomic DNA includes:
- a CDS encoding ANTAR domain-containing response regulator; translated protein: MTDAAAAPIRVLIAEDEALIRLDLKEMLVEEGFEVVAEVSDGATAVRMARELRPDLCILDLKMPVMDGIQAAEQITNERLSAVLILTAFSQRDLIEKARRAGAMAYLVKPFQKHDLLPAIEIAAGRFKDLQGLEAEVGTLTDRLEARKVVERAKGLLMEHEGMTEPAAFRWLQKAAMEQRLTMKIIAEQVIADHEAP
- a CDS encoding basic amino acid ABC transporter substrate-binding protein, with product MKITRFTWLVALMAVLALGAAACGSDDGGDAATDDTEAIEDVASEAGDAVDEVADGAEDALGEAEASAEEAADSGDLGLAAEGQMVVGSDIAFEPFESIVDGEPVGFDIDLMDEIASRIGVEVEYQNTPFDTIFTQLASGAFDAIISAITITDERDETIDFSEPYFAANQALATPEGSDITGVADLGSETVLAVQAATTGADYASETFTDAQIQEFPTSIDAFTAMAAGQVDAVFIDLPVVGEQVEQGNAVLAEEVDTGELYGIGVQEGNTALVTAINGALEEIIADGTYAEIYGEWFEGDVPEQFAS
- a CDS encoding amino acid ABC transporter permease, with product MTDTTDARDAVPAATPPTTGRTTPEAGDTAPTAALVLGLLALVAAPVVLWVVDVGIAGLAVPVVGYAANALARSYAARIDYSPPGDGVMRRAQTGRLAGIAGALVFALGGLVTWVVGNDQLASLGTLLFNPEFFTEAFPTLLAEGLRITLIVWVVAVVLGQVLGVVLALMSISRRFLIRALASVYIDIFRGLPAIITIVLVGFALPLAGLRPFGRNQIWYAAFALGLVATAYIGEIVRAGIQSIEGGQMEAARSLGMPHQLAMRLIVIPQGIRRVVPPLTNEYIALLKDTSLIFIIGLPASSGSFFQGRDLFRVGQNLAQQYGNYSPVVLAGIFYLVLTIPLTRLTNYLDRRLREGRSAEERSVAADDDVVDVGATHGHGGAIGGGA
- a CDS encoding amino acid ABC transporter ATP-binding protein — encoded protein: MTATPRVELRDLRKSFGNLEVLTGIDLAIQTGEVVVVVGPSGSGKSTMLRCVNLLEEPTGGAVLLDGIDITEEGVNVDRMRQRVGMVFQQFNLFPHMTVLQNVTVALRKVKRMAKAEANDIGLARLREVELAHKADVRPAQLSGGQQQRVAIARALAMAPEVMLFDEVTSALDPELVKGVLDVMGDLASRGMTMMVVTHEMGFAREVADRVIFMDGGVVVEDGPPAQIMEDPQSERLKVFLSQVL
- a CDS encoding branched-chain amino acid ABC transporter permease; its protein translation is MRSTASRRGRWAWLVVMTAVLAAALLVPSAAGAQDEQGERALGRVFSGTGQDQERHAGVTITVTDAEGAEVGSAETDDNGEVLIDLPGPGEYTIALDPATLPEGLLPRDDVTERTQTVQAGRQANALFPLVEGDGTGQPVAGAGDRGRSFTDQLGSVPQLTLDGIKLGSIIAITAIGLSLIFGTTGLINFAHGELVTLGAVVAFFFNASAGGPRWHLLLAVVPAVLVGALGGATLETAVWRPLRRRGVGLISMLVISIGLMFVIRNVILIVYGGGTRPFADYNIQSAIRFAGVAIPPRDLAIIVISLVVLVGVGLMLNRTRIGKALRAVADNRDLAESSGIDVERVIRFVWLLGGGLAAFGGVLLGSTEQVNQNMGFNLLLLMFAGIILGGIGTAYGAMVGSLIVGIVSQVSTAFFSVQLKFVWALLILIIVLLIRPQGLLGRRERFG
- a CDS encoding branched-chain amino acid ABC transporter permease, translated to MELTNVLYDGLRAAIGLEAVVYALAAIGLNIHFGYTGLLNFGQVGFMLLGAYGVAITARPCADVAATQTAAEQIGPCGQPLALGVLVGIGLAVVLALLLGVPTLRLRADYLAITTIAAGEILRFVFRSDSAQALTNSVFGIQQFAGDIYAINPIPDGRYFGQLNFSERQLWVMVLGWGLVALLCAWTWLLMRSPWGRVLKSIREDEDAARALGKNVFSYKMQALVLGGVFGALGGIFLAMGTQAVNPDTYIPIRTFFAYVIIILGGTGTILGPVVGTFLFLFLTAGLETLMRELITGGVISEAVIGLPEVGPIRFIMVGLMLALLMAFRPQGLLGNREEMLLDAR
- a CDS encoding ABC transporter ATP-binding protein, whose protein sequence is MPVEETEPTSSSRVADPSAPSRAAAARAALADVPAEPGVPKPDPVLIVDGVTRRFGGLTAVDVEHLEIQRGLITALIGPNGAGKTTFFNLMTGFDRPDEGTWSFDGHDLGGVPAHKVAQYGMVRTFQLTKSLNLMSVIENMRLAGTGQTGERFLPAIIPGMWRSQERAITERADELLARFKLDAKREDLAGTLSGGQRKLLEMARALMVEPELVCLDEPMAGVNPALVQSLLGHVKGLRDELGMTVVFVEHDMDVVMDISDWVVVMAEGRVIAEGPPASIGTNETVVRAYLGGSEGEGEMSLADIEAAEDTP
- a CDS encoding ABC transporter ATP-binding protein, whose amino-acid sequence is MSDQPTPDAPTHDQQIAAERQRVVDEAAGHHGAEALSEAGRPPSPEESILYAEEVVAGYVPGVDILTGTNLHVREGELVGIIGPNGAGKSTLIKAMFGLVDIRSGRVVLRDDDITGLTAHELVDKGVGYVPQTKNVFPSLTIEENLQMGIYLRPKQFAERFEFVAGLFPKLLDRRKQRAGSLSGGERQMVAMGRALMMDPGVLFLDEPSAGLSPANQGVVFHRVKQINDAGVTIVMVEQNAQQCLRICDRGYVLDQGRDAYTGTGDELLHDPKVVELYLGTLVKA
- a CDS encoding TlpA family protein disulfide reductase, with the translated sequence MSTDMNPDEMSKRERQKARRQERLDREAQQQRKAGAQRTVFMVLAVLVGVALVGGIGYLLIQGSDASLGVEAATIEEGQTALPPATSAGADDAAVGMDAPDATGFTPEGDPITIGAEGQAQAIAFMAHWCPHCQEEAPLVADWVEEGLVADGVEIVAVSTFHDPSRPNWPPDEWLEREGWPGQVIVDSEDAIADAWGLQGTPMWTFVNAEGEVVARYAGRIEPEQFEQATALAAGEEPAPAEEG
- a CDS encoding disulfide bond formation protein B; its protein translation is MTLALTTLFALLALVAVVGAVALVVSAPFRAWMRPHAVGATAAISGTATVGSLYLSEIAGYVPCELCWWQRIFMYSTAVISTTALLRRRTDALAYTLPLALFGVVTSIWHVIIQRLPADTSAQFCDPNNPCSAIWVERFGFITIPTMAGAGFIAIIALAWAARSSATAGSGREATKEELVR